Proteins encoded within one genomic window of Sporolituus thermophilus DSM 23256:
- the mnmA gene encoding tRNA 2-thiouridine(34) synthase MnmA, whose product MGAKPRVVVAMSGGVDSSLTAALLVHQGYDVIGVTMQIWENDLPEIDPEHRGCCSLSAVNDARRVADKLGIPYYVLNFREMFQETVVDYFIREYAAGKTPNPCIACNRYVKFEGLLQKALALDAQFVATGHYARIEYDKDRGRYILRKGVDRTKDQSYALYHLNQHTLRHFLMPLGEYTKVQTRQLAREFGLAVAEKPDSQEICFIPNDDYKSFLEEKAPETLRPGNIVDTHGRILGRHKGLPLYTVGQRKGLGIAVGKPLYVVALDYERNEVIVGSDEDVFASELIADDLNFITIDKLTSPLRVAAKIRYSAREAPATVMPEGEGAVYVRFDEPQRAITPGQSVVFYDGDTVVGGGIIRKAIR is encoded by the coding sequence ATGGGCGCAAAACCGAGAGTGGTTGTAGCCATGAGCGGAGGGGTGGACAGTTCGTTAACTGCCGCCCTTCTTGTCCATCAGGGCTATGACGTCATAGGGGTTACCATGCAAATATGGGAAAACGATTTACCGGAAATAGATCCCGAACACCGGGGCTGTTGTTCCTTATCTGCCGTTAACGATGCCAGACGGGTGGCGGACAAACTGGGCATTCCCTACTATGTACTTAATTTTCGCGAAATGTTTCAGGAAACGGTAGTAGACTATTTTATTCGCGAGTATGCCGCCGGCAAAACGCCCAATCCATGTATTGCCTGCAACCGGTATGTAAAGTTCGAAGGACTGCTGCAGAAGGCTTTGGCTCTTGATGCGCAATTTGTTGCCACCGGTCATTATGCCCGGATTGAATACGATAAAGACCGCGGCCGATATATCTTGCGGAAAGGGGTAGACCGGACCAAAGATCAGTCTTACGCTCTTTATCATCTTAACCAGCATACATTGCGGCATTTTCTTATGCCACTGGGCGAATACACCAAAGTACAAACGCGGCAGCTGGCCAGGGAATTCGGCTTGGCGGTGGCGGAAAAGCCGGATAGCCAGGAAATATGCTTTATTCCTAATGACGATTATAAGAGTTTTTTAGAAGAAAAAGCGCCGGAGACGCTTCGACCGGGGAATATTGTTGATACTCATGGCCGGATTCTTGGCCGTCATAAGGGTTTGCCGCTTTACACTGTTGGCCAGCGCAAAGGGCTTGGCATCGCGGTAGGTAAACCGCTGTACGTCGTGGCTCTGGATTATGAGCGGAACGAGGTTATCGTCGGCTCCGACGAGGACGTATTTGCCAGTGAACTAATTGCCGACGACTTAAATTTCATCACTATTGACAAGCTTACTTCGCCGCTGCGGGTAGCGGCAAAGATTCGCTATAGTGCCAGGGAAGCTCCGGCGACGGTGATGCCGGAGGGAGAAGGGGCGGTTTATGTCAGGTTTGACGAGCCGCAGCGCGCCATTACTCCCGGACAATCGGTTGTTTTTTATGACGGCGACACGGTGGTCGGCGGCGGGATTATCCGCAAGGCGATACGTTGA
- a CDS encoding PRC-barrel domain-containing protein: MYKLRNLIGLPVLELDTGTQIGEVQEVVVDLARAAVLGIVTNQTSWFSDGQGILFRNLFRIGRDAVMVRSRDALLDLTAMPGIDQACRLHDVVDKQIFTECGVNLGLLADIAFDPETGEITAYEVSNGVFTDFVYGRSIMPLPQVQVVGEDKLIVPASMANLLHTEEKN, from the coding sequence ATGTATAAACTGCGGAATTTGATTGGCCTGCCGGTACTCGAACTGGATACGGGTACGCAGATTGGCGAGGTTCAGGAAGTGGTTGTGGATTTAGCCAGGGCGGCAGTATTAGGAATTGTGACCAATCAGACCAGTTGGTTCAGCGATGGGCAAGGTATCCTGTTCCGGAACTTATTTCGCATCGGTCGCGACGCTGTTATGGTGCGCAGCCGAGATGCGCTGCTCGATTTGACGGCTATGCCGGGGATCGATCAAGCTTGTCGGCTGCATGATGTGGTAGACAAGCAAATATTTACCGAGTGTGGTGTTAATTTGGGTCTGCTGGCCGATATTGCCTTTGACCCGGAAACAGGCGAAATAACCGCTTACGAAGTATCGAACGGAGTCTTTACCGATTTTGTCTATGGTCGTTCGATAATGCCGTTGCCCCAGGTGCAAGTAGTTGGCGAAGATAAACTTATCGTCCCTGCGTCCATGGCAAACCTCCTGCATACCGAAGAGAAAAACTGA
- the nifU gene encoding Fe-S cluster assembly scaffold protein NifU, producing MYTEKVMDHFTNPRNVGEIEDASGIGEVGNAKCGDIMRIYLKIENDIIKDVKFKTFGCGAAIATSSMVTEMVKGKTVDEALKISNQAVAEALDGLPPAKMHCSNLAADALHEAIKDYLNKKGK from the coding sequence ATGTATACCGAAAAAGTCATGGACCATTTCACCAACCCGCGCAATGTAGGTGAAATTGAGGACGCCAGCGGCATTGGCGAAGTTGGTAACGCCAAATGCGGCGATATTATGCGTATCTATCTGAAAATTGAAAATGACATCATTAAAGACGTGAAATTTAAGACTTTTGGCTGTGGCGCCGCTATTGCCACCAGCAGCATGGTGACCGAGATGGTTAAGGGCAAGACTGTCGACGAGGCGCTAAAAATATCCAACCAAGCTGTCGCCGAGGCTTTGGACGGATTGCCGCCGGCCAAAATGCATTGCTCCAACTTGGCGGCTGACGCGCTGCACGAGGCGATTAAGGATTACCTTAATAAAAAAGGAAAGTGA